In the Streptomyces sp. BHT-5-2 genome, one interval contains:
- a CDS encoding flavin reductase family protein → MTNPPSTAALPDHDTFRSVLGHFPSGVTVVTGGAPDSPVGFTCQSFSSLSLDPPLVVVLPGRSSRSWPAIAASGRFCVNVLAEHQRQLSNVFAHSGADKFADVRWSLTPLGSPLLAGVSAWIDCDVKEIHPGGDHFIVVGEVRHCGAAAAPPLVFHRGRYQGIRGASGCDPVASSGLPRKAPSLGRRPGDVRSTV, encoded by the coding sequence ATGACAAATCCTCCTTCCACTGCCGCCCTACCCGACCATGACACCTTCCGTTCGGTCCTTGGGCACTTTCCCTCCGGGGTCACCGTGGTCACCGGTGGAGCGCCGGACTCCCCCGTGGGGTTTACCTGCCAGTCGTTCTCCTCGCTCTCCCTGGACCCGCCGCTGGTCGTCGTGCTTCCCGGCCGCTCGTCCCGCAGTTGGCCGGCGATCGCGGCATCCGGCCGCTTCTGCGTCAATGTTCTCGCTGAGCACCAGCGACAGCTCAGCAACGTCTTCGCGCACTCGGGCGCGGACAAGTTCGCCGACGTGCGGTGGTCCCTGACCCCGCTGGGGTCACCGCTTCTCGCCGGAGTGTCGGCGTGGATCGACTGCGACGTCAAGGAGATCCACCCGGGCGGCGACCACTTCATCGTCGTGGGCGAGGTACGTCACTGCGGAGCGGCCGCAGCGCCCCCGCTGGTGTTTCACCGTGGCCGGTATCAGGGCATACGAGGCGCATCCGGGTGCGACCCGGTGGCCTCCTCCGGACTTCCCAGGAAGGCTCCCAGCCTCGGACGTCGTCCCGGGGACGTACGGTCGACGGTCTGA
- a CDS encoding acyl carrier protein has protein sequence MTTNPRLAPPRSEVATIVKRMLIAESRLTMEPTELRDDEPLTGPVLNVSSFGFVGMFIRLEDELGVELPDDLFIDRVFTTVNDIVNVVSEAAGRAQDETE, from the coding sequence ATGACCACCAACCCCCGTCTCGCCCCGCCCCGCTCTGAAGTGGCCACGATCGTGAAGCGCATGCTCATCGCCGAGTCACGCCTCACCATGGAACCCACCGAGTTGCGTGACGACGAGCCCCTGACCGGCCCCGTCCTCAACGTGAGTTCCTTCGGGTTCGTCGGCATGTTCATCCGGCTCGAAGACGAACTCGGAGTCGAGCTCCCGGACGACCTCTTCATCGACCGGGTGTTCACGACGGTCAACGACATCGTCAACGTCGTCAGCGAAGCCGCTGGTCGTGCCCAGGACGAGACGGAGTAG
- a CDS encoding acyl-CoA dehydrogenase family protein, which produces MSDTAAQRTRWLWAELGGATLRDVFAKPDPRYGYDPHHLRNLLADVDARAALGSTLSVCVQVANALPLLLAAWRGSAHRLTTVAEDILDGTAQIGVAATDGAAPGSDLTSLGTTVEFSGDRVELTGTKRWIVNAMTAEWALVLARHAPGRQFTSFTLLLVPLDAPGVTRSPADTTAFNGSALGDLTFDRVQLGTGHVIGGRGRGLALFARQMAGERLASGLWAEALAGRVLAEVRTHLSERRIAGAPLWHNAAVRQRYAEAVLTHQTLRALCDRLSQPRPDNPGGLDEAMALTAVVKAAGARALDTVLDTCGPLMGADGFKSDGIQQLRLETAMFGIAGGTTATLLDLIADHSEALVPAVATAGA; this is translated from the coding sequence TTGTCTGACACGGCGGCGCAACGCACCCGTTGGCTGTGGGCCGAACTCGGCGGCGCCACGCTGCGCGATGTGTTCGCCAAACCCGACCCTCGCTATGGATACGATCCGCATCACCTACGCAATCTGCTGGCGGACGTCGATGCCCGTGCCGCATTGGGCTCCACCCTCAGCGTCTGCGTCCAGGTGGCGAACGCCCTGCCGCTGCTGCTGGCGGCCTGGCGTGGCTCCGCCCACCGGCTGACCACCGTGGCCGAGGACATTCTGGATGGCACGGCGCAGATCGGCGTCGCTGCCACCGACGGGGCCGCCCCTGGGTCGGACCTGACCAGTCTGGGGACCACCGTAGAGTTCTCCGGCGACCGGGTCGAACTGACCGGGACCAAACGCTGGATTGTCAACGCCATGACAGCCGAGTGGGCGCTGGTACTGGCCCGGCACGCGCCAGGGCGACAGTTCACCAGCTTCACCCTGCTCCTCGTACCGCTGGACGCGCCCGGCGTCACCCGGAGCCCCGCCGACACCACCGCCTTCAACGGCTCCGCTCTCGGCGACCTGACCTTCGACCGCGTCCAGCTCGGCACCGGCCACGTCATCGGTGGACGGGGGCGCGGGCTGGCCCTGTTCGCCCGGCAGATGGCCGGTGAACGCCTCGCCAGCGGACTGTGGGCGGAGGCACTGGCCGGCCGGGTCCTCGCTGAGGTGCGAACCCACCTGTCCGAACGCCGCATCGCCGGGGCACCCCTGTGGCACAACGCGGCGGTTCGCCAGCGCTATGCGGAAGCGGTCCTCACCCACCAGACCCTCCGGGCGCTCTGCGACCGTCTGAGCCAACCGCGCCCTGACAACCCCGGCGGTCTGGATGAGGCGATGGCCCTCACCGCAGTGGTCAAGGCCGCCGGCGCACGAGCCCTGGACACCGTTTTGGACACCTGCGGCCCCTTGATGGGAGCCGACGGCTTCAAGTCTGACGGCATACAGCAACTACGCCTGGAGACCGCCATGTTCGGGATCGCGGGCGGTACCACCGCCACTCTTCTGGACCTGATCGCCGATCATTCCGAAGCGCTCGTACCGGCAGTGGCAACGGCAGGTGCGTGA
- a CDS encoding AfsR/SARP family transcriptional regulator, with translation MRFEVTGPLRVVGDDGAAVALPRGRVRQLLTALLLQDGPVPETKLCEWLSQGTRPMAGSTLRTHIAALRRALGSAADRVRTVPAGYLIEVRTGELDLAEFRDLSSRGREALSASDYAAAGRLLRQAADLWRGPVLTDVPDSPDVWPLVMELDEERQLVAEGLVDARLHLGEHRELIPELRARASMDPPQERVVEQLMTALYRSGRRIEACDAYRRLRKLLAEAYGVEPGSAVERLHQRILADHSDLRLAGAMTA, from the coding sequence ATGCGATTCGAAGTCACCGGACCATTACGCGTCGTAGGAGACGACGGCGCCGCGGTGGCGCTGCCACGCGGAAGGGTCCGACAGCTCCTGACCGCGCTGCTGCTCCAGGATGGACCGGTCCCAGAGACCAAACTGTGCGAGTGGCTGTCGCAGGGCACACGCCCTATGGCCGGCAGCACCCTCCGGACCCACATCGCCGCGCTGCGCCGGGCCTTGGGCTCCGCAGCCGACAGGGTACGAACCGTCCCCGCCGGCTACCTGATCGAGGTCCGCACCGGGGAATTGGATCTGGCGGAGTTCAGGGACCTCTCCTCCCGCGGCCGCGAGGCTCTGTCCGCCAGCGACTACGCGGCGGCAGGCAGGCTGCTACGACAGGCGGCGGACCTGTGGCGCGGGCCAGTGCTCACCGACGTCCCCGACTCTCCTGACGTCTGGCCTCTCGTCATGGAACTGGATGAAGAACGGCAGTTGGTGGCCGAGGGACTTGTCGATGCCCGGCTTCACCTCGGGGAGCACCGAGAACTCATACCGGAGCTACGGGCCCGCGCCTCAATGGATCCGCCTCAGGAACGTGTCGTGGAACAACTCATGACGGCCCTGTACCGCAGCGGAAGGCGAATTGAGGCATGCGACGCGTACCGCCGGCTGCGAAAGCTCCTCGCCGAGGCATACGGAGTCGAACCCGGGTCTGCGGTTGAGAGACTCCACCAGCGCATCCTCGCCGACCACTCGGACCTCCGCCTCGCCGGTGCCATGACCGCGTAG
- a CDS encoding amino acid adenylation domain-containing protein has protein sequence MNSPTTGLAALVHASVRRHGSEPALEVAGTSLTYDEMWAAAGQLARRLVSRCGSRPARVALHARRDAVTYLGYLAALRLGATVIPLNPEFPLARNTAIVRAAGADAVVGSDADVCAHLVREGRPTACAVAGQELLAAAERTEPGLPDTPVVGPEDTAYILFTSGSTGRSKGVPIRHGNVCGYVEHHARQRRSGPGSRFSQSFDLTFDPSVYDMFVAWCSGATLVVPSREELHDPVDFINRQRITHWFSVPSVISLARRMRRLPAGSMPGLKWSLFAGEQLTWEQADAWQRAAPASRLENLYGPTELTITCTGYQVPDSPSLRPQTRNGTVPIGYPHPLVDHVLVDEGSHVGDEGELCVRGPQRFAGYLDPADNTNRFVRIADGRAHPVQISDSAPAEVYYRTGDLVSRHASGVLVHHSRLDNQVKLHGYRVELGEVEAVLRTHPGTEEAVVVVPEGTADPVAFYTGTESEAADLMAHLQRSLPWYMVPSRYRCLRQLPLNGNGKVDRRALTALADGSAKPTNAP, from the coding sequence ATGAACTCACCCACCACCGGCCTCGCGGCTCTCGTGCACGCGTCCGTCCGGCGCCACGGCTCCGAGCCTGCACTGGAAGTGGCGGGCACCTCGTTGACCTACGACGAGATGTGGGCGGCTGCCGGCCAGTTGGCCCGGCGTCTGGTCTCCCGATGTGGCAGTCGGCCTGCCCGAGTCGCCCTGCACGCCCGCCGGGACGCGGTCACCTACCTGGGATACCTGGCGGCGCTGCGACTGGGCGCCACCGTGATTCCGCTCAACCCTGAGTTCCCCCTCGCACGGAACACCGCGATCGTCCGCGCCGCCGGGGCGGACGCCGTCGTCGGGTCGGATGCAGACGTCTGTGCTCATCTGGTCCGGGAGGGACGTCCCACCGCCTGTGCCGTCGCCGGCCAGGAGCTCCTCGCAGCGGCCGAGCGGACCGAGCCCGGGCTGCCTGACACGCCGGTGGTGGGTCCCGAGGACACCGCGTACATCCTGTTCACCTCCGGCTCCACCGGCAGGTCCAAGGGCGTCCCCATTCGGCACGGCAACGTGTGCGGATACGTCGAGCATCATGCGCGGCAACGCCGTTCCGGGCCGGGGAGCAGGTTCTCCCAGTCCTTCGATCTGACCTTCGATCCCTCCGTCTACGACATGTTTGTGGCCTGGTGCAGCGGGGCCACTCTCGTGGTCCCCTCCCGCGAGGAACTTCACGACCCCGTCGATTTCATCAACCGGCAGCGCATCACCCACTGGTTCTCGGTGCCGTCGGTGATCTCACTGGCCCGCAGGATGCGTCGGCTTCCCGCCGGCAGCATGCCGGGACTGAAGTGGTCGCTCTTCGCCGGCGAACAGCTCACCTGGGAACAGGCGGACGCCTGGCAACGCGCTGCTCCTGCAAGTCGGTTGGAGAATCTCTACGGGCCCACGGAACTGACCATCACCTGCACCGGCTACCAGGTGCCCGATTCCCCCTCCCTGCGCCCGCAGACCCGCAACGGCACCGTCCCCATCGGTTACCCGCATCCGCTCGTCGACCATGTGCTTGTGGACGAGGGCAGCCATGTCGGGGACGAGGGTGAGCTATGCGTGCGCGGACCTCAGAGGTTCGCCGGCTATCTCGACCCGGCCGACAACACGAACAGGTTCGTCCGCATCGCCGACGGCCGGGCGCATCCGGTACAGATCTCCGATTCAGCGCCGGCCGAGGTGTACTACCGCACCGGCGACTTGGTCTCCAGGCACGCCTCAGGTGTCCTCGTCCACCACAGCCGTCTGGACAACCAGGTGAAGCTGCACGGGTACCGGGTCGAGCTCGGTGAGGTGGAAGCCGTGCTGCGCACCCACCCTGGGACGGAGGAAGCCGTGGTGGTCGTGCCCGAGGGCACAGCGGACCCAGTGGCCTTCTACACCGGTACAGAGTCCGAGGCAGCAGACCTGATGGCGCATCTGCAGCGGTCCTTGCCCTGGTACATGGTGCCCAGCCGGTACCGCTGTCTGCGGCAACTGCCACTCAACGGCAACGGCAAGGTCGACCGCCGCGCTCTGACCGCGCTGGCGGACGGCAGCGCCAAGCCGACCAACGCGCCATAG
- a CDS encoding acyl-CoA dehydrogenase family protein has product MSTALVTPEPAATAGHLEGRTALGITSPLNLRPSSVVDPAALADVLATARENAPSADVEAAFPTAVMDRLRTTRLLGLVVPTRYGGPGGTVDDVLAVSHALSRECTSSGMIFAMHSQQVEAVVRYGPPRLAEQLLPRIARGEVYLASVTTEVGNGGYLLSAGEAVENLGDTLRVQRMAPVVTGGEYADGYLISMRADTEAAENQVSLVYADAQDVTAEPLGGWNPLGMRATRSVPMRFDGAVPHGNVIGGSGRFREIVTETFGPLAHLGWSACWLGTAAGALARTVAWLRSPAERKHRDMTSDLLRSRLSHIRQRLDLVHALIAHGTDVYKTSQSPQAAPYQLLMNAVKLTASQECLAAVNDLIELVGMRHGYLKNSELGLERAVRDLRSAALNYSNDRLHAVDGAMALLDSEVRFV; this is encoded by the coding sequence GAACCTGCGACCGTCCTCCGTGGTCGATCCCGCGGCGCTGGCCGACGTGCTGGCCACGGCCCGTGAAAACGCCCCGTCCGCCGACGTGGAAGCCGCTTTCCCGACCGCCGTGATGGACCGCCTGCGCACGACCCGTCTGTTGGGCTTGGTCGTTCCCACGCGCTACGGCGGACCCGGAGGGACGGTCGACGACGTCCTCGCGGTCAGCCATGCCCTGTCCCGGGAGTGCACCTCCTCGGGAATGATCTTCGCCATGCACAGTCAGCAGGTCGAGGCCGTCGTCCGCTACGGCCCACCGCGACTGGCCGAGCAGTTGCTGCCCCGAATTGCCCGAGGCGAGGTCTATCTCGCCTCCGTCACCACCGAGGTGGGCAATGGCGGATACCTGCTCAGCGCGGGTGAGGCGGTGGAAAACCTCGGCGACACCCTGCGAGTGCAGCGGATGGCCCCCGTTGTCACCGGAGGCGAATACGCCGACGGCTACCTGATCAGCATGCGCGCGGACACTGAAGCGGCCGAGAACCAGGTGTCGCTGGTCTACGCCGATGCCCAGGACGTGACGGCCGAGCCACTCGGCGGCTGGAATCCGCTGGGCATGCGGGCCACGCGCAGCGTCCCGATGCGCTTCGACGGCGCGGTCCCCCACGGCAACGTGATCGGAGGGTCAGGCCGCTTCAGGGAGATCGTCACCGAGACTTTCGGGCCGCTGGCCCACCTCGGCTGGTCTGCCTGCTGGCTGGGCACCGCGGCCGGAGCGCTGGCCCGGACGGTCGCCTGGCTGCGCAGTCCGGCCGAACGCAAGCACCGGGACATGACCTCCGACCTGCTGCGAAGTCGCCTGTCCCACATCCGGCAGCGACTGGATCTGGTGCATGCGCTGATCGCACACGGCACCGATGTGTACAAGACCTCGCAGTCCCCCCAGGCCGCGCCGTATCAACTGCTGATGAACGCCGTCAAACTCACCGCGTCACAGGAGTGCCTGGCCGCGGTCAACGACCTGATCGAGTTGGTCGGTATGCGTCACGGCTACCTCAAGAACTCCGAACTGGGCCTGGAGCGCGCGGTACGTGACCTGCGGTCGGCCGCGCTCAACTACAGCAATGACCGGCTCCACGCCGTCGACGGTGCGATGGCCCTCTTGGACAGCGAGGTGCGCTTTGTCTGA
- a CDS encoding glutamate-5-semialdehyde dehydrogenase, translating to MDIDQILDRTSAARMAAPPIGDGAYRAFVQAIRARIDEHWPFILEGNARDLAAAREQGLSEALLERLRLTDAQRISLERACVSIERNLPDQATVQDSSLVTATARSHRVRRPLGVILMIFESRAEIAIRSAAMCGATGNAVLLRGGKEMTETARSISGLLSAALADAGLPEGLVTLLDSSDRRQLKELLRRDDAIDVIIPRGSPSLIEHCRTASRIPLIASGGGVNHIYVHHSADLQAAARLTLDSKLFDPAACTALDMVLVDDSAVDAYLAALDQAVEHDPESKRCILRLPQELVCRVPAALSAQIDPTRLGPHDNGREYMSPTLAIRPVSGLSEAIEHINRFGSGHTEGVIAASQEARAAFGQRIDAATIVVNGSLRLNDAAAMGIGTALAISTGRLHVRGPVTLESLYTYSWTVEGTVDTHT from the coding sequence ATGGACATCGATCAGATTCTTGACCGCACGTCTGCGGCAAGAATGGCGGCGCCCCCGATAGGCGACGGCGCCTACCGCGCGTTCGTTCAGGCCATCCGGGCACGCATCGACGAGCATTGGCCTTTCATCCTCGAGGGCAACGCCCGCGACCTGGCCGCCGCCCGGGAACAGGGGCTGTCAGAGGCTCTGCTGGAACGTCTGCGTCTCACCGACGCCCAACGCATATCCCTGGAGCGTGCCTGCGTCTCCATCGAACGGAACCTGCCGGACCAGGCTACTGTCCAGGACAGTTCACTGGTCACGGCGACGGCACGTTCCCACCGCGTGCGACGCCCGCTCGGCGTCATCCTCATGATCTTCGAGTCTCGGGCGGAAATCGCGATCCGAAGCGCGGCGATGTGCGGTGCGACCGGCAATGCTGTCTTGTTGCGCGGCGGCAAGGAAATGACCGAAACCGCCAGGTCGATCAGCGGGCTTCTCAGTGCGGCGTTGGCAGATGCCGGACTCCCCGAGGGCCTGGTGACCCTTCTCGACAGCAGCGACCGCCGCCAGCTCAAAGAGCTGCTGCGTCGCGATGATGCCATCGATGTCATCATTCCCCGCGGCAGTCCCAGCTTGATCGAGCATTGCCGTACCGCATCGCGGATTCCTCTGATCGCCAGCGGCGGCGGCGTGAACCACATCTACGTCCACCACAGCGCCGACCTCCAGGCCGCGGCACGGCTGACCCTGGACTCCAAACTCTTCGACCCGGCGGCCTGCACAGCGCTCGACATGGTCCTGGTGGACGACTCCGCCGTCGACGCCTACCTGGCGGCCCTCGATCAGGCCGTCGAGCACGACCCGGAATCCAAACGGTGCATCTTGCGCCTTCCGCAGGAACTCGTCTGCCGGGTCCCTGCTGCGCTGTCGGCCCAGATCGACCCTACCCGGCTGGGTCCGCACGACAACGGCCGCGAATACATGAGCCCGACGCTGGCGATACGCCCCGTTTCCGGCCTGTCGGAGGCCATCGAGCACATCAACCGCTTCGGCTCCGGACACACCGAGGGTGTTATCGCCGCGAGCCAGGAGGCTCGCGCCGCATTCGGGCAGCGGATCGACGCGGCGACGATCGTCGTCAACGGCTCCTTGCGGCTGAACGACGCCGCCGCGATGGGGATCGGCACCGCGCTCGCCATCAGCACCGGTCGACTGCACGTCCGTGGGCCGGTGACGTTGGAATCCCTCTACACCTACAGCTGGACCGTCGAGGGCACCGTCGACACGCACACCTGA
- a CDS encoding type I polyketide synthase: MITGQAPARGSAEDAVAVIGMGCRFPQAESVDQYWRLLTDQVDAITEVPGDRFDIAEHYDPSPGTPGKTVSRYGGFLESPFHFDAAFFGISPLEATGMDPQQRLLLQVTWEALEHAGIRPSSLAGSRTGVFVGQATAEYGEISARTADTDVREAAGNRLRAVTAGRVSYTFDLQGPSLVLDTACSSSLVAVHTARRSLLTADCDLAIAAGVNIVLSATDAVAYSQGSMLAPDGRCKFGDARADGFVRSDGIGAVVLKRLVDAERDGDPVLAVLRGSAVVNDGRGSGLLLKPAASGQVAAMWEACISAGITPGQLDYVEAHGTGTRVGDLAELQGLADAVAGERTPERPLRVGSVKTNIGHTEAAAGIAGLIKAVLVARHRLVPGSLHLTTPNPALADGLPVEVVRGTAELTPTGDAAVVGVSSFGIAGTNAHVIVGEYTGGQAEVSVVPAPSETPYLLVLSARSMKSLRRLAQSYASYLEPGGKGRSLSLADVCATAAARRDHHACRLWVVGGTADELADRLRALSEGGEIADGGIAECGFEGPRRIAFVFPGQGSQWLGMGRRLLAESTAFRAAMSACDRAVVAESGWSPLEILTRGREEDLAEMDIVQPLLWAVQISLAAHWRQLGVRPDLCIGHSMGEAAAAYVCGALPLADSAAVICRRSRLMKRLAGRGAMLAVGLSAPDALRVADRYGPAVCVAAKNAPQATVLAGDPEVLGRIEEELVAAGETARRVKVSVASHSPDMDLIRDDLCAALADLAPAAVQSPMLSTVTGALVQGEELSGAYWVDNLRKTVRFVDAVRTAAMQEDTVFIELSPHPVLTHAVEETLAAAEAGGWAVPSMMRDQDDTLVMARALGRLYSHGGDIDWNLWAGDKARPVPLPGYVWDDRPFRSRTEASGLTEVRTVALDSPSVPVSLQGLAPTPPAMIMNAALDTVTEMTGQRFALENTRLEAVSPPLHEDAEIRVRVAVDAPDSDGSRSVTMESLEGAACVTTLRATGRLRPMTGERPLDASKDINMALARCRSYLAPEAFRQLTLRWGYDKEEGSLPITQLWARSGESVAWLRFPQTPSYADLESGLLPLLAALPQAHAGTSVYIPTVFSRVAFHGRLTAQMWSMTRFTQVRGRPPRGDVRLLGPEGHLLAEFQGILLRRLDTGGPHSRGRIGSALAALLSRGMCPDRGPQRYRVTPALPAPHTPIRVPAQRTASLPQQPAGVRDTEAPAQTLLRCLAAIMHSAPQEIEVRRPLRDQGLDSLMAMRLHKLLLAEAGVKIAVGRLLSDVTVAQLMDELSPTLARSPA; this comes from the coding sequence ATGATCACGGGACAGGCGCCTGCCAGAGGATCGGCGGAAGACGCCGTCGCTGTAATCGGAATGGGCTGCCGCTTCCCTCAAGCGGAGAGCGTGGATCAGTACTGGCGGCTACTCACCGACCAGGTGGACGCCATCACGGAGGTCCCGGGCGATCGCTTCGACATCGCGGAGCACTACGACCCGTCGCCAGGAACGCCAGGGAAGACCGTCTCCCGTTACGGGGGCTTCCTCGAGTCTCCCTTCCACTTCGATGCCGCGTTCTTCGGCATCTCCCCACTTGAGGCCACCGGCATGGATCCCCAGCAACGTCTCCTGCTACAAGTGACCTGGGAAGCGCTGGAACATGCCGGTATCCGGCCGTCGTCCCTGGCGGGAAGCCGTACTGGGGTCTTCGTCGGCCAGGCAACGGCAGAGTACGGCGAGATATCCGCGCGTACGGCCGACACCGATGTGCGGGAGGCCGCAGGGAACAGACTGCGTGCGGTCACCGCCGGACGCGTTTCGTACACCTTCGACCTGCAGGGACCGAGCCTCGTACTCGACACCGCGTGCTCGTCGTCCCTCGTCGCGGTGCACACCGCCAGGCGCAGCCTTCTCACCGCGGACTGCGACCTCGCAATAGCGGCCGGCGTCAACATCGTGCTGTCGGCCACCGACGCGGTGGCCTACTCACAAGGGTCCATGCTGGCCCCCGACGGGCGGTGCAAGTTCGGCGATGCCAGGGCCGACGGGTTCGTGCGTAGCGACGGCATCGGTGCGGTCGTCCTCAAGCGGTTGGTGGACGCTGAGCGTGACGGTGATCCCGTCCTCGCGGTACTCAGGGGAAGCGCGGTCGTCAACGACGGGCGCGGTAGCGGACTGCTGCTCAAGCCCGCTGCCTCCGGCCAAGTTGCGGCCATGTGGGAGGCCTGCATCTCTGCCGGGATCACTCCAGGTCAACTCGACTATGTCGAGGCACACGGCACCGGGACCCGGGTCGGAGATCTGGCCGAGCTACAGGGACTGGCGGATGCCGTGGCAGGAGAGCGTACTCCTGAACGGCCCCTGCGAGTCGGCTCAGTGAAGACCAACATAGGGCACACGGAAGCCGCAGCGGGCATCGCGGGACTCATCAAGGCGGTGCTCGTGGCCCGGCATCGGCTCGTCCCCGGCTCACTTCACCTCACCACGCCCAACCCGGCCTTGGCGGACGGTCTGCCAGTCGAGGTCGTACGAGGTACCGCAGAGCTGACGCCGACGGGGGATGCGGCTGTGGTGGGAGTCAGCTCCTTCGGTATTGCCGGGACCAACGCCCACGTGATCGTGGGGGAGTACACCGGCGGGCAGGCAGAGGTGTCCGTCGTCCCGGCGCCTTCGGAGACGCCCTACCTCCTTGTCCTGAGCGCACGCTCCATGAAGTCCCTGCGCCGTTTGGCACAGTCGTACGCCTCCTACCTGGAGCCGGGTGGCAAGGGGCGGTCACTTTCCCTGGCTGACGTCTGCGCCACCGCTGCGGCCCGCCGTGATCACCATGCCTGTCGACTGTGGGTGGTCGGCGGCACCGCGGACGAACTCGCCGACCGACTGCGTGCCCTCTCCGAAGGAGGAGAGATCGCCGACGGCGGCATCGCCGAGTGCGGCTTCGAGGGGCCCAGGCGCATTGCATTCGTCTTCCCCGGCCAGGGCTCGCAGTGGCTGGGCATGGGCCGCAGGCTGCTCGCGGAGTCAACTGCGTTTCGTGCTGCGATGTCGGCCTGCGACCGGGCCGTGGTGGCCGAGAGTGGTTGGTCGCCGCTGGAGATTCTCACCCGAGGACGGGAGGAGGATCTGGCGGAAATGGACATCGTCCAGCCGCTTCTGTGGGCGGTGCAGATCAGTCTGGCGGCACACTGGCGGCAGCTGGGAGTCCGGCCCGACCTGTGCATCGGACACAGCATGGGCGAAGCGGCGGCAGCGTATGTGTGCGGTGCCTTGCCCCTTGCCGACTCGGCGGCCGTCATCTGCCGCAGGAGCCGGCTGATGAAGCGGCTGGCTGGACGCGGGGCCATGTTGGCGGTGGGACTGTCGGCCCCGGATGCCCTTCGGGTGGCAGACCGATATGGACCCGCGGTGTGTGTAGCCGCAAAGAACGCGCCCCAGGCCACCGTTCTCGCTGGTGACCCCGAGGTGCTCGGCAGGATCGAGGAAGAACTCGTCGCCGCAGGGGAGACGGCACGTAGGGTGAAGGTGAGCGTCGCCTCCCATTCACCCGATATGGACCTGATACGCGACGACCTCTGCGCGGCCCTCGCCGATCTCGCGCCGGCGGCTGTTCAGTCACCGATGCTGTCGACCGTTACCGGTGCCCTGGTGCAGGGCGAGGAACTCTCGGGCGCCTACTGGGTGGACAACCTCAGAAAGACGGTTCGCTTCGTCGACGCCGTGCGCACCGCGGCGATGCAAGAAGACACCGTCTTCATCGAGCTCAGCCCGCATCCTGTGCTGACGCACGCCGTCGAGGAGACACTCGCTGCGGCAGAGGCCGGAGGATGGGCCGTCCCGTCCATGATGCGTGACCAGGACGACACACTCGTGATGGCCCGCGCGCTTGGCAGGCTCTACTCCCACGGTGGTGACATCGACTGGAATCTCTGGGCTGGCGACAAGGCCCGTCCGGTTCCTCTTCCCGGCTATGTCTGGGACGACAGGCCGTTCCGGAGCAGAACGGAGGCATCCGGTCTCACCGAGGTACGAACCGTAGCGCTCGATAGCCCCAGCGTGCCGGTCTCCTTGCAGGGACTCGCTCCCACGCCGCCTGCCATGATCATGAATGCTGCCCTCGACACCGTCACGGAGATGACCGGGCAGCGGTTCGCGCTGGAAAACACGCGGCTCGAAGCGGTCTCCCCGCCACTCCACGAAGACGCGGAGATCCGCGTTCGCGTGGCCGTGGACGCCCCCGACAGCGACGGCAGCCGGTCGGTGACCATGGAGTCGCTCGAAGGCGCCGCGTGTGTCACCACGCTCCGGGCGACCGGGCGCCTTCGGCCCATGACCGGCGAGCGACCCCTGGACGCCAGCAAGGACATCAACATGGCTCTCGCCCGTTGCCGTTCCTATCTGGCTCCCGAAGCCTTCCGGCAGTTGACCCTGCGATGGGGATACGACAAGGAAGAGGGCTCCCTCCCGATCACCCAACTGTGGGCGCGCTCCGGGGAGTCCGTCGCCTGGCTCCGCTTCCCCCAGACCCCCTCCTACGCAGACCTGGAGTCCGGACTGCTGCCGCTGCTGGCCGCCCTGCCGCAGGCACACGCAGGCACCAGTGTCTACATTCCGACTGTCTTCTCTCGCGTCGCCTTCCACGGGCGCCTCACCGCTCAGATGTGGAGCATGACTCGCTTCACACAGGTACGAGGCCGGCCGCCGAGGGGCGATGTCCGGCTGCTGGGGCCGGAGGGGCACCTCCTCGCCGAATTCCAGGGCATCCTGCTGCGCAGGTTGGACACGGGCGGACCACACAGCCGTGGGCGGATCGGCTCCGCGCTGGCTGCATTGCTTTCCCGGGGAATGTGCCCCGACCGCGGGCCCCAGCGGTATCGCGTGACTCCGGCGCTGCCGGCCCCCCACACGCCGATCCGCGTTCCGGCACAGCGGACAGCGTCACTGCCGCAGCAGCCGGCCGGCGTGCGGGATACCGAGGCACCGGCACAAACCTTGCTGCGTTGCCTGGCTGCCATCATGCACAGCGCGCCGCAGGAGATCGAGGTGCGCCGGCCGCTGCGGGACCAGGGGCTCGACTCCTTGATGGCCATGCGGCTCCATAAGCTCCTGCTGGCCGAGGCCGGTGTGAAGATCGCCGTCGGACGTTTGCTGAGCGATGTAACCGTGGCGCAGCTCATGGACGAGCTTTCTCCCACTCTCGCCAGATCACCGGCATGA